The following nucleotide sequence is from Zea mays cultivar B73 chromosome 1, Zm-B73-REFERENCE-NAM-5.0, whole genome shotgun sequence.
TCTCCCATTGTTTAACGACGGGACAGGAGCGACACAAAGATGTGTTCTTGACATGTGAAAGAAGTGGTAACAATACTCTTGCGAATTAAACCTGCCGGCTAAAAAAAAGGTAGATGAGCTAGCTAAATTGATATCGCCCAACAATCACACACAAATCGCCTGCACTAATAATTACGTACAAACTAAAACCTGCCATCGACACAATTGCGCTTGCGCATGGGCATGTCTACTTGCATTGCCTAGCTCGACGCACGCATGCAGCGGGCCGGGAGCCCGGCGGGACAGCAGTCTCCTAAGCCGAGAAGTAGCTAAGAACGGCGTCCTGCTGCCCTACCAGCCAGCAGGCGGCGCCACCGCCGCCGACATTCGTGTCGGCATTGCCGCCGTCGGCAGGCCGCTTTCTTCCCTTCTCCGTCGACCACCTCTTCTGCTCGCTGTCCGCCCGCGGCTTGATGGTCTCCTCTCCGCAGCAAGAAGCCGCGGCGATCCGCGCGGCCCTCCGCTCGGCGTGCCGCCGGGCCACGTACTCCTCCGAGATGTACACATCGTCCATCGGGTCGAATCTTCCTTTCTCTGCCGCTAGACGCTAGTGCTCCGAGAGAGCGGCAAGGCTCACGGGGCCTGCCCGTTGGGTTTGCCGAGTTTGGAAGTTGGAAGGGGTGGGGATGTGATGTGCGGCATGTGGCGCGGTCCCGATCCCGTGGACTTATCGGGAGCCGGGAGAGGGCGCCCAACCGGCAACCGGTGGGCACGGGCGGCCATGGTTTGGCTTCTCCGGCCTCCGCGCTCTCTCGAAACCAGCCGCGCCGGGCCACGGGCTCCGATTCTGCGAGCCATAGCTGCCGGTTTCCGCCAGATGCAGCGAGGACCTggggtctctctctctctctctctctctctctcgaagCGGAACGGGGACTGTGGCAGTCGCGGCGTGTGATGCGATGTGACCGAGGCTCGCGAGGTCGCATGCTGGGCCCCGGCCGGAGCGATTCCGCGTGGCCTGTCGATGCAAGTGAAAAAAGAATGGTGTTTGTATGTTCTTCCTTCCTTTCCTTCACGAGAAAGAAAGAATCTAGCATTCCTAATCGTACGATATGTGGAGGCATGGGTCGCGAACCGTGGGCTCAGGTCGCAGCTCGCCGACAGCAGGTTATGCAGAGACGGCAGAACCTGCGTGAGGCATTGAACTGAAACCCTGCCCAAAGCCTGGTGTGATGTTTGGTTTGGTTCCTCGACTGGTCTGTGTCACAACTAATATTTGAATGACAATTAAGTGGCAGAAACGAAACAAATTTATTAAGCTTAACTAAATTATAATCAGCAAATATTTACTGTAGTATTGTATGGACGAATCATAGACTTGTTATAATTAATAAATTCGTCTTATTGTTTAGTTCTTCATATACATGATTAATTTTATAATTATGTTATATTTAATACTTCTAATTAGCATCAAAATCAAAGTATCCGATGTGACACATtgatagggactaaagtttattaGCCCCTGCATGTGATTGATTAGTCCTTGTTGGACAAGTTAAGTGGAGGCTAATTGCAGTGTACTATCGCTAGTACCACCAGAGTTTGAGCAGGTTGCCTAGGGATAAAAACGGTCGAAAGCGATCGAAAACAGTTAAATtgtatttgttttcatatttttttggTCGGGACGAAAACGAAAACCAACGGTCGAAATACGAGATCGGAATTGTCGGTTATTCGAAAACGGTCGAAACCGATAAACTATAGTCGAAAAGATAACTATTTTGTAGTTTTATCAAAAACATAATAAAGTGATGTATTGCCTAATTTTTAAGATTTAGAAATACACAAACAACTCTTTTTCACCATTCATATTAGTTAGATTAATTATAACATTTGCTTTTCGCTTATTCATTCATTTGAACACAATAAAAGTCTATAACTTAAATAAATTATATGCTAGATCTATCTCATATTATATAAAACGGTAGAAAACGGTATTACCACGACTCAGAaacgaaaaatatgaaaacgatCGAAAAACTATATAAATCGTTTTCGTACCGTTTCTAATCAGTTCCTGAACCTTTCGAAAACGATCGGGAAAAAACAATATTCGAAACGGGACGGTACGTGAATTtcccgtcccgttttcatccctaaggttaggggtggataacgagccagctcggctcggctcgttaagataacgagccacagagtcagctcggctcggctcgtttacgagctcgagctggctcgtttagctcgcgagccagagcagaaaaaaatgtacataataattatttttagttaatttcaaactaatttaacaatagaaaatagtaattatagtcatagtttcacaaaccacgtcaatataacaccaaattagcacaattcatcactaattaattcacaattcacatgcatgttcatcagtttaactcataattatatttgcatagaccaaatta
It contains:
- the LOC100274947 gene encoding uncharacterized protein, which codes for MDDVYISEEYVARRHAERRAARIAAASCCGEETIKPRADSEQKRWSTEKGRKRPADGGNADTNVGGGGAACWLVGQQDAVLSYFSA